DNA from Dietzia lutea:
TCACTCGTGCGGCGTCTTCGGGGCGGAAGCGAACCACCAGAACCGCGTTGCGCGAGCCGTGGAGCGCGTGCATGTGCTCCTCGAAGTTACCCAACGCGCTCGCGGGCAGCGGGAAGACGGTCTCGAGGCCACCGGCGGCGAGGTCGTCGACGCGGATGCGCTCCAGGCGGCCCTCGCCGGCGGGCGGATGCCCGTCGGGGTAGACCTTGCCGGTGTCGCGGCCGAGGTAGACCTTCTCCGCTGGTAGACCGTCGGGACGGTTGTCGGAGGCGAGGGTCCATCCGGTGGTGTGGAGGGTGCCGTCACCGGCGAGGGTCATCTCGCCGCGTTTCCACGGGTTCTTGATCATGCCGCCGAGCGGCAGGATCGCGGAGAGGCCGATGAGCCCCACGCCCGCGCCGAGGAAGCCGCCCATGACCTTGCGGCGGCCGATGGTGGAGGTCTTCCACGAGTCGTTGAGCTCGGCGACGATGGTGCGACGGTCGACCTCGTCCGAGAGGCCGTCGTGACGGGTCTGGACCGAGACCTCGTCGGGGACGAACTTCTTGGTGAACTGCACGGCGCCGAAGCCCAGGAAGAGGATCGACAGGCCGATCGTGCCGCCGAGCAACGGCGTGTAGGCCATGTACAGCCAGTAGCCGTCCTCACCCTCGCCGCGGTACTCCCACGGCCAGAAGATGTAGACGACGGCGAAGGCGAGGGCGAACAGTGCCGACAGCGCGAACCAGGTGGTGACGGTGCGCGCGGCACGCTTCTCGGCGCGTGTGGTCACGCCCTCGGGCCAGCGGTTCTCCCGGTGCCGGACATCGACCTCGTCGAGTTCGGTGCCCAGGCGTACGAGCTCGGCCTCGCTCATGCGGTCCAGGTCCGCCGGGGACGGGTTCTTCGGGGTCTCACTCATGAACGGGATCCGATCCACAGGGTCGCACCGATGAGGGCGACGATGCCGACAAGCCAGATGGCCACGCCCTCGGTGACGGGGCCGAGTCCGCCGAGGCCGTAGCCACCGGGCGTCACCTTGTTATCCGTGGCCTTGATGTAGGCGATGATGTCCTTCTTCTCGTCAGGCGTGAGCTGCCGGTCCGAGAACTTGGGCATGTTCTGGGGACCGGTGAGCATGGCCTGGTACATCTCCTGCTCGTTGGCAGGGTCCAGTACCGGCGCGTACTTACCGCCGGAGAGCGCTCCGCCGCGGCCGGTGAAGTTGTGGCAGGACGCGCAGTTGAGCCGGAACAGCTCGGAACCGCGGGCGATCTCCTCGGCGCGGCTTTCGCCGGAGGCGCCTCGCAGCGACTCCTGCGCGATCGTGCCGTCGGCGTTGGTGATGATGCCCGGCCCGCCGCCGTGGAGGTCGACGTACGCCGCGAGAGCGATGATCTGCTGCTCGCTGTAGCGGGGCTTCTTGCGCTCGGCCTGCGCCTCGTTGTCCGCGGCCGGCATGCGGCCCGAGTGCACCTGGAAGTAGGTGGATCCCGCGCCGACACCGACGAGGGACGGTCCGCGGTCCTCGACACCCTGCAGGTTCTGCCCGTGGCAGGTGATGCAGGCGACGTCGTAGATCGACTTGCCCTCGGCGATGAGCGCGGCCTGATCCTGCTGGGCCGTCGCCACCTGCGGCTCCGGGACTACGGCGGTGGCGATCGCTCCCGCTCCGAGGAGGCCGGCAGCGATGACGAGCGCGCCGGTCGCCTTACGGCGCCGCTTGGTGGAGGCCGACCGCGTCGGGGTCGTCGCCGGGTCCGGCGACGGCGTGTCCGCAGCGGGTGGGTGAGGTGAGTTCATTGTGAGTTCCCTTTGGTGTTGGGACCTGCTGGACACAGCGTCCTGCGGCCAGCTGACTACTGAATGAAGTAGATGGTGACGAAGAGGCCGATCCAGACCACGTCGACGAAGTGCCAGTAGTAGGACACCACGATGGCGGCGGTGGCCTGCGCCGGGGTGAACCGCGACATCGTCGTACGCATCACGAGAACGACGAAGGCGAGGACGCCTGCGGCCACGTGGAGGCCGTG
Protein-coding regions in this window:
- a CDS encoding ubiquinol-cytochrome c reductase iron-sulfur subunit, whose product is MSETPKNPSPADLDRMSEAELVRLGTELDEVDVRHRENRWPEGVTTRAEKRAARTVTTWFALSALFALAFAVVYIFWPWEYRGEGEDGYWLYMAYTPLLGGTIGLSILFLGFGAVQFTKKFVPDEVSVQTRHDGLSDEVDRRTIVAELNDSWKTSTIGRRKVMGGFLGAGVGLIGLSAILPLGGMIKNPWKRGEMTLAGDGTLHTTGWTLASDNRPDGLPAEKVYLGRDTGKVYPDGHPPAGEGRLERIRVDDLAAGGLETVFPLPASALGNFEEHMHALHGSRNAVLVVRFRPEDAARVIKRKGQENFNYGDLYAYSKVCTHLGCPTPLYEQQTHRFLCPCHQSQFDALEYAKPVFGPAARALPQLPIAVDNEGYLVANGDFVEPVGPAFWERRS
- a CDS encoding c-type cytochrome, with the protein product MNSPHPPAADTPSPDPATTPTRSASTKRRRKATGALVIAAGLLGAGAIATAVVPEPQVATAQQDQAALIAEGKSIYDVACITCHGQNLQGVEDRGPSLVGVGAGSTYFQVHSGRMPAADNEAQAERKKPRYSEQQIIALAAYVDLHGGGPGIITNADGTIAQESLRGASGESRAEEIARGSELFRLNCASCHNFTGRGGALSGGKYAPVLDPANEQEMYQAMLTGPQNMPKFSDRQLTPDEKKDIIAYIKATDNKVTPGGYGLGGLGPVTEGVAIWLVGIVALIGATLWIGSRS